Proteins co-encoded in one Phycodurus eques isolate BA_2022a chromosome 14, UOR_Pequ_1.1, whole genome shotgun sequence genomic window:
- the LOC133413044 gene encoding cilia- and flagella-associated protein 99-like encodes MAKSHGELAKEAIVLLDKFTAGRTSLDDFMEDAAKHLQDMEPESMKFILDLVSGCIEYKKLLDIVINPFFGQGGKLISKRYHNHFVVICYLTIFHFDDLGLQAFSNIVRSLDIKSMHNFLSFFFMNLTTWVQDEWNRVYDVAYVKDHWIEPLLRKRSEIEPLMEKLAAKVSEGMRLRKAPPKTTDLMEFSFVKPKSTSARQPQLSPLPEKHKKIPSSTYRTPKVIQILEEIKQRNHQVAEELLYEVNMKQFGFARPRRTDCTQRLLYQITEDLESRLQSESFNAKAHPPPIIKASQDVGPVKLNTAAMLRRRVLHDRHVEDKLQRIENLVEGAHEPSVFLQKEKEMREKDHQDNLAKIEHKHASVILSHWEAVLARGQTIERNKKAARLKRDETVKRTQQNAQKRLEEEKEKKDLVQQVAEGHSNSQKATERVKKFKQSAVKDFVAHNQEIVRQAQEETKVALTRKLEIISEIHAMECFPNVRSNMFDDTEIAGHELLGEMSHAELKERLFLMKEAEVNEQQKKRDLIQREKQKKKKLLLEDMENINLHSRAMAIATTLRKEEEKQSELQLQKTVIQDIKVLAMQKKIEEVKKECQKLKKNESKKAKPSKQAAAHPDGTVETHSKDGLKKINWEDLEQCLERHIERKGPHVISQRGGHSRNKFS; translated from the exons ATGGCGAAAAGCCACGGGGAGCTTGCCAAggaggccattgtgctgctcgaCAAGTTCACTGCAGGGAGAACGAGTTTGGATGACTTTATGGAAGATGCAGCTAAGCATCTGCAG GATATGGAACCTGAATCTATGAAGTTCATTCTTGATCTCGTCTCTGGATGCATCGAGTACAAGAAGTTGCTGGACATAGTCATCAATCCTTTCTTTGGTCAGGGTGGCAAACTTATATCCAAACGTTATCACAACCATTTTGTTG TGATATGTTACCTCACCATATTCCACTTTGACGACCTTGGACTTCAGGCTTTCAGCAACATTGTCAGATCTCTGGACATTAAAAGCATGCACAAT TTCCTGAGTTTCTTCTTTATGAACCTCACCACTTGGGTACAAGATGAGTGGAATCGTGTCTATGATGTTGCATATGTGAAGGACCACTGGATTGAGCCTCTGCTCAG GAAGCGCTCTGAGATTGAGCCACTCATGGAGAAGCTTGCTGCCAAAGTATCGGAAGGGATGCGGTTACGGAAAGCTCCACCAAAAACTACTGACCTTATGGAGTTCTCCTTTGTTAAACCTAAATCAACATCTGCACGTCAGCCTCAACTCAGCCCTCTGccggaaaaacacaaaaaa aTACCCAGCAGCACTTACAGGACTCCAAAAGTGATCCAGATCTTAGAAGAGATCAAGCAAAGGAACCATCAAGTGGCTGAG GAGCTGCTATATGAGGTTAATATGAAACAATTTGGATTTGCAAGACCAAGAAGGACTGATTGCACACAG AGATTGCTGTACCAGATAACTGAAGATTTGGAATCAAGGCTGCAGTCCGAATCATTTAATGCCAAGGCACATCCTCCTCCCATTATTAAG GCTTCTCAGGATGTCGGCCCTGTCAAGCTTAACACTGCTGCCATGCTGAGGCGGAGGGTGCTACATGACCGCCACGTGGAAGACAAGCTGCAGAG AATAGAGAATCTGGTGGAAGGGGCACACGAGCCTTCAGTTTTTCTACAGAAGGAGAAAGAAATGCGCGAGAAAGACCATCAGGATAACTTGGCAAAGATTGAGCACAAGCATGCTAGTGTAATTCTCAGCCATTGGGAGGCCGTTTTAGCCCGCGGACAAACAATAGAACGTAACAAGAAGGCTGCTCGGCTCAAAAGAGATGAG ACAGTTAAGCGGACTCAGCAAAATGCCCAGAAAAGGttggaggaagaaaaagaaaaaaaagacttggtGCAGCAAGTGGCAGAAGGTCACAGTAACTCCCAAAAAGCTACAGAGAGGGTGAAGAAATTCAAGCAGAGCGCTG TAAAAGATTTCGTAGCGCACAATCAAGAGATCGTTCGTCAAGCACAAGAAGAAACAAAGGTAGCGCTAACCAGGAAGTTGGAAATAATCAGTGAAATCCATGCCATGGAATGTTTCCCTAATGTGAGAAGCAACATGTTTGATGACACAGAG ATTGCAGGTCATGAACTGCTAGGAGAGATGTCCCACGCCGAGCTGAAGGAGCGTTTGTTCCTCATGAAGGAAGCAGAGGTGAACGAGCAGCAGAAGAAACGAGATCTCATCCAGAGggagaagcagaagaagaagaaactgcTGTTGGAGGACATGGAGAATATCAACCTCCACAGTAGAGCCATGGCAATTGCCACTACCCTCAG GAAAGAGGAGGAGAAGCAATCCGAGCTGCAATTGCAGAAGACAGTAATACAGGATATAAAGGTCTTGGCTATGCAAAAGAAGATTGAAGAAGTGAAGAAGGAGTGTcaaaaactgaagaaaaatgAAAGCAAGAAGGCCAAACCATCAAAGCAGGCAGCAGCACACCCCGATGGAACCGTAGAGACGCACAGTAAA GATGGATTGAAGAAGATAAACTGGGAAGACTTGGAGCAGTGTTTAGAGCGGCACATCGAGAGGAAAGGTCCTCATGTTATTTCTCAGAGAGGAGGTCACTCAAGAAATAAATTCAGttga